The genomic stretch TAAAGCCGATTGTTCACACGCCAAAATCATCCACATTGGCGCCATACCAGTGCTTGGCATGTCCGCCAATGTAAGAAGAAAATCAGGATTAACAGACGGTAACGAAACTTAAAGTGATTATGGACTTAAGTCATCTACATTGGCGCCATAAAACTTCTCTTTGAGTTTTTTAAGCTGATCTCTAAAATCAGCCGCTTTCTCAAACTCTAGATTCTTAGCGCTATCGTGCATCGCTTTTTCTAGACGCTTCATTTCTTTGAGCAGTTGCTTCTCGCTCAGCACGTCGTAATTGGCCTGATCTTGCGCCGCTTTACGTTCGCGCTCAGCATCATCTTTGTCATACACACCATCGATAATGTCTTTAATGCGCTTCACCACGCCTTTGGGGGTAATGCCATGCTCAAGGTTGAAAGCAATCTGCTTGGTGCGGCGACGCTCGGTTTCATCCATCGCTAACTTCATGGAACGGGTAATACGATTAGCGTAAAAAATGACCTTGCCATTTAGGTTACGTGCAGCACGGCCTGCCGTTTGAATCAATGAACGCTCTGAGCGCAAAAAGCCTTCTTTGTCTGCGTCTAACACCGCGACCAAGGATACTTCAGGAATGTCCAAGCCTTCACGTAACAAGTTAATGCCCACAAGCACATCAAACTCACCTAAGCGTAAATCGCGAATGATCTCGACACGTTCAACCGTATCAATATCCGAATGCAAATAACGCACTTTGACGCCATGCTCGCTTAGATAGTCGGTTAAATCTTCAGACATGCGCTTGGTTAAAGTTGTCGCCAAAACACGCTCACCCACCGCTACGCGTAGTTTAATCTCAGAGAGCAAGTCGTCTACTTGTGTATCTGCTGGTTTCACAATGATTTCAGGGTCAACCAAGCCCGTTGGCCTTGCCACCTGCTCCACCACTTGTTGCTGATGGTTGGCTTCATACTCCGCAGGTGTCGCAGACACAAAAACAGTTTGGCGCATGATTTTCTCAAACTCTTCAAACTTGAGTGGACGATTATCCAAAGCCGAAGGCAAGCGAAAGCCATAATCCACCAGATTTTCTTTACGTGACCGATCACCCTTATACATCGCACCAATTTGGGGAACAGTGACATGGCTTTCGTCCATCACCATGATGGCGTTTTTGGGAAGATAATCAATCAGCGTTGGCGGTGGATCGCCAGGGCCACGCCCTGATAGATGGCGTGAGTAGTTCTCAATACCTTTACAAAATCCAATCTCGTTGAGCATTTCCAAATCAAAGCGGGTACGCTGCTCAATACGCTGTGCCTCAACGAGTTTTCCCTCTTTGATGTAAAAATCTACACGGCTTTTAAGTTCGTGCTTAATCTTTTCCATGGCGCGAACAGTGGTTTCACGCGGCGTGACATAATGACTTGAAGGGTAAATGGTATAGCGGGCAATCTTGTTAAACATCTGCCCTGTGAGCGGATCAAACAAGGTAATGGTTTCAACTTCATCATCAAACAAGGAAATACGCACGGCCGTTTCACTGTTTTCGGCGGGGAATACATCAATCACATCACCACGCACTCGGAAACAGCCACGAGAAAAATCGAAGTCATTACGGTCATATTGCATGCCTACCAAGCGCAAAATTGCATCACGCTGGCTCAACTTTTCTCCTTGTTGAAGATGGAGGACCATCCCATGGTAATCCACTGGATCGCCAATCCCGTAAATGGCTGACACCGATGCCACAATAATCGCATCATCTCGCTCTAGCAGAGCTTTAGTCGCGGAGAGGCGCATCTGTTCAATGTGCTCATTAATGCTGGAGTCTTTTTCAATGAACAAATCACGCGACGGCACATAAGCTTCTGGCTGATAGTAATCGTAGTAAGAAACAAAGTACTCCACCGCATTATTCGGGAAAAACTCACGAAACTCAGAATAAAGCTGAGCAGCCAAAGTCTTATTCGGCGCCATAACAATCGCTGGGCGACCTGTACGCGCAATCACATTAGCCATGGTGTAGGTTTTGCCAGAGCCCGTCACACCAAGCAGCGTTTGGTATTTCATGCCGGACTCAATACCTGCCGTCAGCTTTTCAATTGCCTGAGGCTGATCCCCTGCTGGGGGAAATGGTTGGTGGAGCTGATACTTGCTATTGGGAAACGTAACGATCAATTGCGTGAGCCTTAAAAAATACGATCTATGAAAATGCTCGAAAACCGTGTTATTTTAACAGGGTGTGTCAATTTACTGACTAAAGATTGCCAAGTGAGGCATTCATGAAAACCACGAACTTTCCTTAGTGCATTATGTCTTTAAAGAGTTGCATTTAAAAACCATCCATTTGGAGCCCTGCTGATGAACTTCGTCAAAAATACAAAAACAAAAATCGTCATTGCGCTTTCATGTGCTTTCATCATGAGTGCTTCCAGCGCGCAAGCTTATGACAGAGTTAAGTTGTTGCAGTCTTTTTTCTCAATCGTGATGATCAAGGGATACACCACTGACGGTAGCATGGCTTATGGATCAGGCGTTGTGGTTGGTCCAAACAAAGTAGTGACCAACTGTCACATCTTCAGAAAAACGCCTGAACCCTTTATTTCAAGAGGCGAAGACACTTACCGCATTACACAAATTCAAGCCGATCGTTATCATGACATGTGCCTCATCGCTACGGACGTCACTCCTTTCGCCCCAAGTGAAATCGGTTCAGCAACTACCATGAAAAAGGGTGAAGAGATTATTGGGATGGGTCACTCGAGCGGCAATCCAAGCCCGGTCAACGCAAACGGCGTGCTAAAGTCGATTTACCCTTTCAATAATGGTTACATTATTCGCAGCACTGCCAGATTTTCAATGGGCGCAAGTGGTAGCGGTTTATTTGATGGTCATGGCCGTCTGATTGGCATCAACACCTTCAAATCGCCTGGAAGAAATGCTTACTTCTACGCCCTTCCGATTGAATGGATGGCATCAGTTGAGAAACAGCCCATCGAGACCAAATTCCCAATTGATGGAAAAACTTTTTGGGAAGAAGATGACGCAAACAAACCATTTTTCATGCAAATTGCAGAACCTGAAATTCAAGGTGACTGGTCTAAGCTTCTGGTCGTTTCCCAAAACTGGGTAAAAAATGAACCTAATAATACCGAAGCTTGGTATGAACTTGGCGTCGCCCAAGAAAATACTAAACAGAAGCCGGATGCTGAAAAGTCCTATCGCAAAGCGCTTGAACTCAGCAAAGATAATGTCGATGCAATGTTCAGGTTAGGACTTCTCGCTGCTGAACAAGGCAACATTAAAGAAGTGCAAGCCATGAAGTTAGCCATTAGTTCGATCGACACAGACACCGCAGAAGAGTTTAACCAAGCGATCACTTGTGGTGACAAATGCGAAAAACGTCGTTAATCGCTCCAATTAACGTTTAAACGTGTAATAAGGATGCAATATTAGGGTGCTGCAGGTTTCAAGCGGGCGGTTTTTTGAGTAAAATCTCGTTTTAGCTCATTTTTAAGCTCAAGGACGTCATTTTGGAACAAGCAGCGCACTCTATCCTTTCTCAACGTGTTCAAGCCATCAAAGAATCCCCCACCCTTGCAGTCACTGCTCGTGCCGCGAAATTAAAATCTGAAGGTAAAGACATCATCGGGCTCGGTGCTGGTGAACCAGACTTTGATACCCCTCAACACATTAAGGATGCTGCTAAACAAGCAATTGATAGTGGCTTTACCAAATACACGCCTGTTGCGGGCATTCCTGGCTTAAAGAAAGCCATCGTTGCAAAATTCAAAAATCAAAACGGTTTTGATTACACAGACAAAGAAGTCATTGTTGGCGTAGGTGGCAAACAATGTATTTTTAACCTGGCTTTAGCCGTTTTAAATCATGGTGACGAAGTCATCGTGCCTGCGCCTTACTGGGTTTCATATGCGGATATCGCACTTGTTGCAGGTGCCAAGCCAGTCATCATTGAATGTGGCATTGAGCAAGGCTTCAAACTATTGCCTGCACAATTAGAGGCGGCGATTACGCCAAAAACCAAGTTATTCATGATTAATTCACCTTCCAACCCAACTGGTGCGGTTTATAGCTTTGAAGAATTAAAAGCCTTGGGTGAAGTCTTGAAGCGTCATCCCCATGTATTAGTTGCCACTGACGACATGTACGAGCACGTGAACCTCACTGGTGAAAAGTTCTATAACATTCTCAATGCCGCCCCAGAATTAAAACCACGCTGCATCGTGCTCAACGGAGTTTCAAAAGCTTACTCAATGACGGGCTGGCGTATCGGTTATGCGGCAGGCCCTGCTTATATTATTAAAGCAATGGAAATTTTACAGTCGCAATCGACTTCTAACCCAACCTCGATCTCACAAGTGGCCGCACAAGCGGCTTTAGATGGTCCTCAAGAATGCATTACGCCAATGGTAGAAGCATTTATTAAACGTCATGATTATGTGGTCGATCGTTTTAACAAAATGCGTGGACTTAAGTGTATTAAAGCGGGCGGCGCTTTTTATGCTTTTCCAGATGCAAGAGAGGCCATTATCAACTTGCAAAAAGAAGGCAAAATTAAAGAAGCAACCGACATGGCGCTTTCAGAATATCTACTAGAACAAGTCGGCGTGGCGGTTGTGCCAGGTTCAGCATTTGGCGCTGAAGGTTACTTCAGAATTTCCTTCGCAACGTCGATGGACAATCTTAAAAATGCGCTAGATCGCATTGAAAAAGCGTTGTCCTAAGCCAAAAAACCAGTGCATCAAAAACGGAACAAAATGGCATAAGCTGCAGTCAATTCACTGATTAACCAATATACCGATCAGGAAAATTCAAATGCTCACTTGGGAAAGTATTCAAAAACTCGTTAGCCAGGGCAACCTAGGTCCTGATACGCGCTTAGTTAAAACGAGCGAAGAGTGGAAAAGCTTATTGTCCGATGAAGTGTATGACGTCACACGCAATGCTGGCACTGAACGGCCGTTTAGCTCGCCCATGTGCACCCATTTCGAAGCAGGTATTTATGCATGCGCCTGCTGTGACACTTTACTATTTGATTCAACCGAAAAGTTTGACTCTGGCACTGGCTGGCCATCTTTCACCCAACCGCTCAAAGAAAATGCGATTGCTTATCACACAGATGATAGCCTGCTTAGAAGCCGCGTAGAAATCACCTGCAATACCTGCGATGCGCATTTAGGCCATGTATTTCCTGATGGTCCTGCACCAAGCAAGCTAAGATATTGTGTGAACGCTTTATCGCTACAACGTAAAAGTTAAGTTTAAACTTACCTTCCCCTAAAAATAAAGCGCCTTAAAGGCGCTTTATTTTTGTTGATGTAGCAAAAATAGACACTTCTCTTTTTAGCTCATTAGCGTGTTCGCTCCCAAAAGGTCACTTCTGAGAGCGTGTGCTGGAATTTATGCTGCGTTTCTCTAATCACAAAAGGCACCTTGATGGGTGCTTTCACCAGTTTAAAGTGTTTTCCGAGCAGCTCTTTGAGACCATCTAAGGTAGTGACATTTTCGCCATCGCGTTTAAACCCACCAATCCACTCCTCACGCGGCGTATGTTCTTCAAGCCAAGTGTAAGGTGAGGTAATCATTAATATCCCACCGATATTCAGCCGTTCATGAATCGCATTCAAAAAGTGACTTGGGCTATACAGACGATCAATTAAATTAGCCGCTAAAATCAGATCATATCCGGTAAAGTTAGGCTTCAGGTTACATGCATCGCCTTGCCAAAATTCTACTTTTGAAGCCGTTCCCTCAAGGCCCAGCTCAGCCAGCGTGCGCTCTTGATAGCTGACCAAGTCACCTTCAGTGGCCATGGCGTAACGTAGCACTCCCTGCTGTGATAACTTGAGCGCCAAACCGATAAACCTTGCCGAGAAATCAATCCCCGTCACATGATTAAAGTGCTTGGCAAGTTCAAACGTAGCACGGCCTGTGGCGCAGCCTAGATCTAAAGCAGTCGTCATAGGTCGACCTTGCATCACTTCAATCGCAAGATCGCTCAACGCTTTCGGAAAATTAGGCACGCCGTAATATTGGTCGCCATAATGAAATTCAGCATACTCTGAAAGCTGCTTGTCATCTTCGTAATGGGAAGAATGGTCTTCTATTGGTGTGTCTGTCATGATGTAACGAAATCCTGCATGTTGAAAGAAATGGCGTCGGAACGCATAGCGTGCGCTTTTTAAGGCTTCATTACCGGTTGCAATCCAAGAACCGCCTTTGATGAGGTTATGACGGCCATCGTAGGTGGGGGTGGTAAAGTCATCATAAATCGGATGCACCCGGAAGCCATCCAATGGGAAGATCGGTGTTTCAGTCCATTGCCATACGTTACCCACCACATCAAACAACGCGCCATGGGCAAACTGATCGACTGGACAAGAAGATGCCCCGTGGTCTAAATATAAATTGGCTTGATGACTGCTAGACACAGGTGCATCTGATAGCCCCGCCTCTTCATAAATACTGTACCACTCAGCTTCGGTTGGCATACGGATGGACGTTCCCAATTGCTCAGACTTCCATTGGCAAAAAGCTTTAGCCTCGTGATAGTTCACCTCTGCAGGCCAACTCCAAGGCATCGCGATTTCTTCTGCCATGACTCTAAGACGCCAACCATCATTCTGCTGCACCCAAAAAGTAGGATGCATGGCGTTGGCATACTTTTTCCAGGAAAGACCCTCCTCTAGCCAATAGGCATCGTTTGTGTAACCGCCCGCTTTAACAAACGCAAGAAACTCAGCATTTGACGTGAGGTACTTAGCTGCTTTGAACGCTGAGCAATGTTTTTCAAACGTCCCATACTCGTTATCCCAGCCATAGGTGTCATCTTGTTTACCAAGTTTGATGTCACGGGCTGCAATTTCAACGAAACTATTTATTGGTGCTGGGGACTGCTCAACAATGCATGGCTTCCAATTAGGCGAGGCTTTCACATACTTTAATGCGTGCTGACGAATCAGCACAGCGCTAGTTTCTAGATGAATGCGCTCATGTTCAATGCCCATTAAAATCACCCACCAAGGGCTCTTCCAGTCAATTGGCAAGTTAAGTGGCAATTCAGAGATCAATTGATCCACGACTTGACGCACCTCTGCACGATACGCCTTTACTTCATCGACCTTAGGCCAGTCGTAGTTTTGCGAGTTAACGTCATCCCAACCCATTTCATCGACGCCCACTGCAAACATCGACTCAAACTTCGGGTTTACTCGCTTAGTAATCAGTCCAGACAAGATGAGCTTATTGATGAAAAAAGTATTGGTATGGCCGAAATAGAAAATAAGCGGATGGCGCAGGCTAATCGACTTCGTATAGTAAGCTTCATCAGACGCTAAAAGATCAAATAGGCTCTCATAAAGATCCGCTGTTTGATGGAAATAAGCGCGTATTTGCTCGCCGAGCACTTCAGGGGATGCTTGATTGAGCTGAATTGTACGATTTAAAAGTTGGTGCATAGTCTTCACTAAGGTGCTATTGAATATAATAGCGGTATTAACAAGATTAAACGGATAATCGATTGACCACTACTCAGCTAGAAACGTTCTGAGATTGTTGAACGCGCCACATTTCAGCATAACGCTGACCAAGCTTAATTAACGCTTCATGCGTGCCACGCTCGATAATGGCGCCTTCCTCCATTACCAAAATTTGATGTGCATGGGTAATGGTAGAAAGGCGATGCGCAATAATCAAGGTCGAGCGGTTGCGAGCTAAATCATTCAGCTCATTTTGAATGGTGCGCTCCGTCTCAGAGTCCAGCGCAGAAGTTGCTTCATCAAATATTAATAATGCGGGTTGCTTAAGCAGGGTTCTTGCAATGGCCACTCGCTGTTTCTCACCCCCAGAGAGCTTGAGACCGCGCTCCCCCACCGCACTTTGATAGCCATCAGGCAGCTTTTCAATAAAGTCATGGATTTGCGCTGACTTTGCTGCTGACTCGATATCAAGCTGGCTCGCACCGGGTTTACCATAAGCGATGTTGTAGCCTATCGTATCGTTAAACAGCACCGTGTCTTGCGGCACAATGCCCACCACTTGGCGCAGGCTGGCTTGCTGAACATCTTGAATGTTCTGACCATCAAACAAAATTGCACCTTGCTGCACATCGTAAAATCTAAATAAAAGGCGAGATAAAGTGCTCTTGCCAGCACCACTATGCCCGACCACTGCGGTCGTTTCCCCCGGCAAAATCTCAAAAGACACTTTGTTCAGAATTTGACGGTTAGGCTCATAATGAAAAGATACATCTTTAAAAATCACATGCGGACCCAGTGCAGGTGACTTCACAGAAAGCGGATAAGCATTTGGCTTATCTGCGACCTCTTGATGCGTTTCAAGCAGGCCAAACATTCGGTCAATATCGGCAAGCGACTGCTTCATTTCTCGGTAGAGCACGCCCAAGAAATTAAGCGGAATATAAAGCTGAATCATCAACACATTAACCAGCACCAAGTCCCCAATGGTCATGGTGCCTTTGGCCACACCTGAGCTAGCCAACCCGAGAATGCAAATCAAGCCAATCCCAATAATGGTTTGTTGACCAAAATTCAAAATAGCTAATGATTTTTGAGACTTCACTGCCGCTTGTGCGTAGTTTTTGAGATTTTCATCGTAGCGCAGTGCTTCGTATTGCTCATTGCCAAAATATTTCACCGTCTCAAAGTTAATCAATGAGTCAACCGCTCGCTGATTGGCTTTAGAGTCCAAATCATTCATTTGTCGTCTAAAATTAGTCCGCCATTCGGTCACCACAATCGTAAAAATAATATAACAAGTCAGCGCAATAAGCGTAATCACCACAAACCAGATGTTATACACAAAGAAGAAATAACCCAGCACCATGAGTAGCTCAATCAGGGTCGGGATAATACTGTAGAGCGAATAAGAAATTAGAGACTGAATACCGCGCGTCCCACGTTCAATATCTCGGGTCATGCCGCCTGTTTGACGAGACAAATGGAAGCGTAAGGAAAGTGCATGCACGTAGTTAAATACTTGCAAACCCACTTTTCTAACCGCGCTTTCAGTGACTTTTGCGAAAATCAGCTCTCGTAATTCACCAAACAACGATGCCGATAGTCGCAGTAAACCGTAAGCCAAAATCAAGCTAACCGGCACCACGAGGAGCGCCTGCGATGTTGTGGTGATGCTAAGGGTGTCCACAATCTTCTTGAGCACGATCGGCACACCAAGATTGGCGACTTTAGCAAACACTAAACATAAAAGCGTGATGATGACCCTAAACTTAAACTGCCAGATATAAGGCATTAAGTTTCGGATGACTTGCCAATCGCTCCGTTGTCGCGCTTTGATATGAGGATTTATTTCTGAAGTGGTAGGACGCATAACTTGAGTATTAGATTAAGACCTTATTGAACGCATGGCATTCAGCCCATGCTTAACGCTCTTGCAGTACATCTATGAAAAAATTTGAACTACATAATATAGTGTATTTGCTAGAATTAATAATTTAATCAGCAAAAATAAGTCATAAATTTTTGCGCTTTCGTATTGACCTAAAGCTCACTAGCCTTTAATATCACGCCTTCACCAATTCCTCGATAGCTCAGTTGGTAGAGCAATGGACTGTTAATCCATGTGTCCCTGGTTCGAGCCCAGGTCGAGGAGCCAAATTCTAAAAGCCCTGCTGATGCAGGGCTTTTTCATTTTAAGCGTGTCATGATTTTTAAAAACTGATTACGTATAATGTGTTCATCATGACCAACTCAAACAGCCAAACCAACAATCCACTTCACGGTATCACGCTTGAAGCCATTGTCACCAAGCTACTAGACTATTACGGCTGGGACGGCCTCGCTGATCGTATTCCAGTGAACTGTTTTATGAGTGATCCTAGCATCAAATCCAGTCTCAAATTTCTGCGCAAAACCCCTTGGGCAAGAGACAAAGTAGAGGCATTATATTTAGCCATGCTGCGAAAAAAATCTTAACCCGTTGATATTCAATGCATGTCATTGCTTTGTTGCTATGATGCAATACGTATTCCACCCAAGAAAGCCATTATGAACGACCAAATCCGCCACCTGCTTGCACAGCTCGAAGATGCTGAAAAAGAGCTAGAGAAAGCGCTTCAAGAGCACAGAGTGCATCTGAACTTTAGTATGAAGGGTAAGCGGGTTGAGTTTGAACAGTCCGTCAAAGAGGCGCATAAACAAGTAAAAATCGGGCTGATTAAATGGCTAGGCAATCGACCGATTAACTTGCTCACTGCGCCTATCATTTACGGCATGATTTTCCCAATGCTGTTGCTAGATGCGTGCATCAGCCTCTACCAAGCGATTTGCTTTCCTATTTACAAAATCCCTTGCGTCAAACGTGGCGATTACATTGTGTTTGACCGCCATCATTTGAGTTATCTCAATATCGTGGAGAAGAGCCATTGTATGTATTGCACCTATGGCAATGGGTTGCTAGCGTTTGCGACCGAGATTATTGCCCGCACTGAGCAATACTTTTGTCCGATTAAACATGCCAGAAAAATGCTAGGACGACATGCACGCTATGCAAGCTTTGTGGAGTTTGGTGATGCGACAGATTATCAAATCAAGCTCGAGCAATTTAGAACTGACTTAGCCAAAGAGCTAAAAGCAAAAGATAAAGTGGTTTGTGATGGCCGAGGTTGAGCGATTTATACAAAACCCAACTATTCCAAAAGGCGTCCTAAAAGCGCTTTCGCTTAAACAGCCTTATGCTTGGCTGATCGCAAATGGTTATTTGTTGGTGGATGACCGCACTTGGGGTACAGACTATCGAGGAGCGATCCTGATTCATGCCAGCAAAGGGATTTACGAAGAGTATTACGACTATTTGGTGGCGAATACGGATATTCCATTACCAAACAAAGATAAGCTGGGCTTTGGCGGTGTGGTGGGTATTGCAAGGTTAGTGCTGTGCACCAGACCTGATGAAATACCGCCAACCTTAACAAGAGAACAACGGGGGCATTTTAGTGGCGTGCCACGTGACGGCTTTGGTTTTTTATTTGAGCATGCCAAGCCATTGGCACTCATGCCCTGCCCTGGCAAACTCGGGATTTTTGAGATTGATATAGATGCGCTACTTGATGCGCCGCCGCCAGGGCAGGCGGCGTTGTTTTAGATCACTATTCAAAAACCGCTTGTAACCGAGCCAAAGCATCTTCCACAACATAAGCTGGCGCAACTTCAATCTTTTTAGCGCCTCGAGCTACCAAGTCAACAGCACGCAGCATATTAACTAAAACCACGCCCTGCGTTTCCATACCAGTAGCCGTTAATGAGACTGCAAATCCAGCAAACCTAGCAAAATCTCCACCTTGAGTAATGGGCGCAATAAAGGCCGTGCCCAAATCATTTACTTCAGCGCTTGAAAGCACTAATGCAGGTCTAAAATCACCTTGAGTTTCTCGACCTGCAGTTGGATTGAGACAAACCCTTACAACATCTCCACGCTCGAATTTTGCCATTAGAGAAGCTCAGAACCTACTGGACTATGTTATCCCATGCAGCCATTTCAGCATTACGGGGAGCATTTTTGTCACACTGCGAAAGCAAATCTGAAAGCTTGTAATGCTTTCTAGGCGGAGATTTAATTGGCGTTGCAGTAAACACACCATCTTGAACCTTCAAGATAAGTTGACTACCCACACCCGCATCTAATGATTTAAGGATATCAGGCGGAATGGTCATGATGGCTGCGCCACCTTGTTTTCTGATGCTTACGGTTTTCATGTAATATTACCCAATTTCAAATATAGCACAATAGTAACACATTATTTAAAACAACTACCAGCGCCCTTCTAAACTAAACATCACCGTGCGATAGCCAAAGTCATTAGCGAGTAGCTTCCACTCTTCGCCTGGCGCAATATATTTATTTTGACGACGCATGTCCTCAGCGAGCAAGTTTTGCGCGGATAAACGCAAATTGAACTGCGGATTAAGCTTGTATAACCAAAATGCATCTAATAAGGCCCTAGACTCGGTAAAAGCCTTTTGCTCGCTAGGTATGTCAGTTTCGCTACGACCAGAAA from Candidatus Methylopumilus turicensis encodes the following:
- the uvrB gene encoding excinuclease ABC subunit UvrB gives rise to the protein MIVTFPNSKYQLHQPFPPAGDQPQAIEKLTAGIESGMKYQTLLGVTGSGKTYTMANVIARTGRPAIVMAPNKTLAAQLYSEFREFFPNNAVEYFVSYYDYYQPEAYVPSRDLFIEKDSSINEHIEQMRLSATKALLERDDAIIVASVSAIYGIGDPVDYHGMVLHLQQGEKLSQRDAILRLVGMQYDRNDFDFSRGCFRVRGDVIDVFPAENSETAVRISLFDDEVETITLFDPLTGQMFNKIARYTIYPSSHYVTPRETTVRAMEKIKHELKSRVDFYIKEGKLVEAQRIEQRTRFDLEMLNEIGFCKGIENYSRHLSGRGPGDPPPTLIDYLPKNAIMVMDESHVTVPQIGAMYKGDRSRKENLVDYGFRLPSALDNRPLKFEEFEKIMRQTVFVSATPAEYEANHQQQVVEQVARPTGLVDPEIIVKPADTQVDDLLSEIKLRVAVGERVLATTLTKRMSEDLTDYLSEHGVKVRYLHSDIDTVERVEIIRDLRLGEFDVLVGINLLREGLDIPEVSLVAVLDADKEGFLRSERSLIQTAGRAARNLNGKVIFYANRITRSMKLAMDETERRRTKQIAFNLEHGITPKGVVKRIKDIIDGVYDKDDAERERKAAQDQANYDVLSEKQLLKEMKRLEKAMHDSAKNLEFEKAADFRDQLKKLKEKFYGANVDDLSP
- a CDS encoding S1 family peptidase, whose protein sequence is MNFVKNTKTKIVIALSCAFIMSASSAQAYDRVKLLQSFFSIVMIKGYTTDGSMAYGSGVVVGPNKVVTNCHIFRKTPEPFISRGEDTYRITQIQADRYHDMCLIATDVTPFAPSEIGSATTMKKGEEIIGMGHSSGNPSPVNANGVLKSIYPFNNGYIIRSTARFSMGASGSGLFDGHGRLIGINTFKSPGRNAYFYALPIEWMASVEKQPIETKFPIDGKTFWEEDDANKPFFMQIAEPEIQGDWSKLLVVSQNWVKNEPNNTEAWYELGVAQENTKQKPDAEKSYRKALELSKDNVDAMFRLGLLAAEQGNIKEVQAMKLAISSIDTDTAEEFNQAITCGDKCEKRR
- a CDS encoding pyridoxal phosphate-dependent aminotransferase; the encoded protein is MEQAAHSILSQRVQAIKESPTLAVTARAAKLKSEGKDIIGLGAGEPDFDTPQHIKDAAKQAIDSGFTKYTPVAGIPGLKKAIVAKFKNQNGFDYTDKEVIVGVGGKQCIFNLALAVLNHGDEVIVPAPYWVSYADIALVAGAKPVIIECGIEQGFKLLPAQLEAAITPKTKLFMINSPSNPTGAVYSFEELKALGEVLKRHPHVLVATDDMYEHVNLTGEKFYNILNAAPELKPRCIVLNGVSKAYSMTGWRIGYAAGPAYIIKAMEILQSQSTSNPTSISQVAAQAALDGPQECITPMVEAFIKRHDYVVDRFNKMRGLKCIKAGGAFYAFPDAREAIINLQKEGKIKEATDMALSEYLLEQVGVAVVPGSAFGAEGYFRISFATSMDNLKNALDRIEKALS
- the msrB gene encoding peptide-methionine (R)-S-oxide reductase MsrB; protein product: MLTWESIQKLVSQGNLGPDTRLVKTSEEWKSLLSDEVYDVTRNAGTERPFSSPMCTHFEAGIYACACCDTLLFDSTEKFDSGTGWPSFTQPLKENAIAYHTDDSLLRSRVEITCNTCDAHLGHVFPDGPAPSKLRYCVNALSLQRKS
- the ovoA gene encoding 5-histidylcysteine sulfoxide synthase, with product MHQLLNRTIQLNQASPEVLGEQIRAYFHQTADLYESLFDLLASDEAYYTKSISLRHPLIFYFGHTNTFFINKLILSGLITKRVNPKFESMFAVGVDEMGWDDVNSQNYDWPKVDEVKAYRAEVRQVVDQLISELPLNLPIDWKSPWWVILMGIEHERIHLETSAVLIRQHALKYVKASPNWKPCIVEQSPAPINSFVEIAARDIKLGKQDDTYGWDNEYGTFEKHCSAFKAAKYLTSNAEFLAFVKAGGYTNDAYWLEEGLSWKKYANAMHPTFWVQQNDGWRLRVMAEEIAMPWSWPAEVNYHEAKAFCQWKSEQLGTSIRMPTEAEWYSIYEEAGLSDAPVSSSHQANLYLDHGASSCPVDQFAHGALFDVVGNVWQWTETPIFPLDGFRVHPIYDDFTTPTYDGRHNLIKGGSWIATGNEALKSARYAFRRHFFQHAGFRYIMTDTPIEDHSSHYEDDKQLSEYAEFHYGDQYYGVPNFPKALSDLAIEVMQGRPMTTALDLGCATGRATFELAKHFNHVTGIDFSARFIGLALKLSQQGVLRYAMATEGDLVSYQERTLAELGLEGTASKVEFWQGDACNLKPNFTGYDLILAANLIDRLYSPSHFLNAIHERLNIGGILMITSPYTWLEEHTPREEWIGGFKRDGENVTTLDGLKELLGKHFKLVKAPIKVPFVIRETQHKFQHTLSEVTFWERTR
- a CDS encoding ABCB family ABC transporter ATP-binding protein/permease, translated to MRPTTSEINPHIKARQRSDWQVIRNLMPYIWQFKFRVIITLLCLVFAKVANLGVPIVLKKIVDTLSITTTSQALLVVPVSLILAYGLLRLSASLFGELRELIFAKVTESAVRKVGLQVFNYVHALSLRFHLSRQTGGMTRDIERGTRGIQSLISYSLYSIIPTLIELLMVLGYFFFVYNIWFVVITLIALTCYIIFTIVVTEWRTNFRRQMNDLDSKANQRAVDSLINFETVKYFGNEQYEALRYDENLKNYAQAAVKSQKSLAILNFGQQTIIGIGLICILGLASSGVAKGTMTIGDLVLVNVLMIQLYIPLNFLGVLYREMKQSLADIDRMFGLLETHQEVADKPNAYPLSVKSPALGPHVIFKDVSFHYEPNRQILNKVSFEILPGETTAVVGHSGAGKSTLSRLLFRFYDVQQGAILFDGQNIQDVQQASLRQVVGIVPQDTVLFNDTIGYNIAYGKPGASQLDIESAAKSAQIHDFIEKLPDGYQSAVGERGLKLSGGEKQRVAIARTLLKQPALLIFDEATSALDSETERTIQNELNDLARNRSTLIIAHRLSTITHAHQILVMEEGAIIERGTHEALIKLGQRYAEMWRVQQSQNVSS
- a CDS encoding VF530 family DNA-binding protein, whose translation is MTNSNSQTNNPLHGITLEAIVTKLLDYYGWDGLADRIPVNCFMSDPSIKSSLKFLRKTPWARDKVEALYLAMLRKKS
- a CDS encoding type II toxin-antitoxin system ChpB family toxin, producing MAKFERGDVVRVCLNPTAGRETQGDFRPALVLSSAEVNDLGTAFIAPITQGGDFARFAGFAVSLTATGMETQGVVLVNMLRAVDLVARGAKKIEVAPAYVVEDALARLQAVFE
- a CDS encoding AbrB/MazE/SpoVT family DNA-binding domain-containing protein, translating into MKTVSIRKQGGAAIMTIPPDILKSLDAGVGSQLILKVQDGVFTATPIKSPPRKHYKLSDLLSQCDKNAPRNAEMAAWDNIVQ